The Plasmodium brasilianum strain Bolivian I chromosome 14, whole genome shotgun sequence genome contains a region encoding:
- a CDS encoding hypothetical protein (conserved Plasmodium protein), with amino-acid sequence MNVHSFRKFSRLEIYRPSKFSEIKKRLYLKKKLFSVIMKNAKRELQKKEKSKCGKHAEEDVFYSTIASYPENKTRIYKNNKYNVYENYNHWQDDGEKPSIERLFFICSSMGCLELQYVLSSFINYQKNILKDEDILTLYKFLDLSEKDMYDYLCGIELMPQNFLQTAVIRCLLKFINVNHPSLN; translated from the coding sequence ATGAATGTGCATTCTTTTCGTAAATTCTCAAgattagaaatatatagaCCTTCGAAATTTAgtgagataaaaaaaagactttatttaaaaaaaaaattatttagcgtaattatgaaaaatgcaAAGAGAGAGTTacaaaagaaagaaaaaagtaaatgtgGTAAACATGCCGAAGAAGACGTTTTTTATAGTACTATAGCATCTTATCCTGAAAACAAGACccgaatttataaaaataataaatacaacgtatatgaaaattataatcatTGGCAAGACGATGGGGAAAAACCTTCTATTGAaagacttttttttatatgcagTTCCATGGGGTGTTTAGAATTACAGTACGttttatcttcttttataaattaccaaaaaaatatactaaaagATGAAGATATCTTGACATTATATAAGTTCTTGGACTTATCCGAAAAAGATATGTATGATTACCTATGTGGAATTGAGTTAATGCCACAGAATTTCTTGCAAACTGCAGTCATACGGTGTTTgctaaaatttataaatgttaacCATCCCTCTTTGAATTAA
- a CDS encoding ATP synthase subunit O, which yields MKTLRCSRQLTRLTHGNMWKHFQKNDYSVLLFCKRNIRSQVKNNKVSYTTRYYSNSFEEEKKNTEEYYLSMGDNIEKRYSLALYNVGKRSNKINEISSDILFVKNNFLKDKVFLNFLHIPNIENKEKLDFLKNQCKKYNNNNFSTITSNFLESLFDSKRINFLPKIIEEFELLLMKDRKEIKCTVYTAKELDNSYKKKVHDSILFRLKNELKPLIEYKTDATILGGLVLKIGNQVFDFSAKSKIEKIKSTLL from the coding sequence ATGAAAACTTTAAGATGCTCTCGTCAGCTCACTCGTTTGACACATGGAAACATGTGGAAGCATTTTCAGAAAAATGATTATTCTgtgcttttattttgtaagaGAAATATTAGAAGTcaggtaaaaaataataaggtaAGTTATACGACAAGGTACTACAGCAACAGCTTCGaggaagagaaaaagaatactgaagaatattatttatccATGGGtgataatatagaaaaacgGTATAGCTTGGCTTTATATAATGTAGGAAAAAGaagtaacaaaataaatgaaatttcCAGTGATAtcttatttgttaaaaataatttccttaaagataaagtatttttaaactttttacACATAccaaatattgaaaataaagaaaagctagatttcttaaaaaatcaatgcaaaaaatataataataataatttcagTACAATAACAAGCAATTTTTTAGAGTCTCTATTTGATTCCAAAAGGATAAATTTCTTACCCAAAATTATAGAAGAATTTGAATTATTACTAATGAAAGATaggaaagaaataaaatgtacaGTTTACACAGCAAAAGAATTGGATAACagttataaaaagaaagtgCACGATTCGATACTTTTCAGATTGAAAAATGAATTGAAACCACTTATTGAGTATAAAACCGATGCAACTATTTTGGGAGGACTGGTTCTAAAAATCGGCAATCAAGTTTTTGATTTTTCGGCTAAGtcaaaaattgaaaaaattaaaagtacgTTGTTATAG